A genomic stretch from Hoplias malabaricus isolate fHopMal1 chromosome 4, fHopMal1.hap1, whole genome shotgun sequence includes:
- the mapre3b gene encoding microtubule-associated protein RP/EB family member 3b, producing the protein MAVNVYSTSMTIENMSRHDMLSWVNDSLHLNYTKIEQLCTGAAYCQFMGMLFPGCILMKKVRFQAKLEHEYIQNFKVLQAAFKKTNVDKIIPVERLVKGKFQDNFEFVQWFKKFFDANYDGKEYDPQAARQGQDITPPPSAGPQRTSPTGPKSMPQRPPSSAPSAGIRRNNPVLRNGGSDTEIMELNQQLMDLKLTVDGLEKERGFYFSKLRDIELICQENESENNPVLTKIVDILYATEDGFAPPEDEEIDEHARDQEEY; encoded by the exons ATGGCGGTGAATGTGTATTCCACATCCATGACCATAGAGAACATGAGCAGACATGACATGCTTTCTTGGGTCAACGATTCTCTGCACCTCAACTACACTAAGATAGAGCAGCTTTGCACAG GTGCTGCATATTGCCAGTTTATGGGCATGCTGTTCCCTGGGTGTATTTTGATGAAGAAGGTGAGGTTTCAGGCAAAACTGGAGCATGAATACATTCAAAACTTCAAAGTGCTACAAGCCGCTTTCAAGAAAACGAATGTGGACAAG ATCATCCCAGTTGAAAGGCTGGTGAAGGGGAAGTTCCAGGACAACTTTGAGTTTGTTCAGTGGTTTAAAAAGTTCTTTGACGCAAACTATGATGGCAAAGAGTACGACCCCCAGGCTGCACGACAAGGCCAGGACATCACCCCTCCTCCCAGTGCAG GTCCTCAAAGGACATCTCCAACAGGACCAAAATCCATGCCCCAGAGGCCACCTAGCTCTGCCCCATCAGCTGGTATCAGACGAAACAACCCTGTGTTACGGAACGGAGGCAGTGATACTGAAATAATGGAGCTTAACCAACAG TTAATGGACCTGAAACTGACTGTCGATGGtctggagaaggagagaggcTTTTATTTCAGCAAACTCCGTGACATTGAGCTCATTTGCCAGGAGAATGAGAGCGAGAATAACCCTGTCCTTACCAAGATTGTAGACATTCTCTATGCTACTGAG GATGGTTTTGCTCCCCCAGAGGACGAAGAAATCGATGAACATGCACGGGATCAGGAAGAATactaa